Proteins from a single region of Verrucomicrobiales bacterium:
- a CDS encoding BON domain-containing protein codes for MMKFGCALICGIALGAAAFWYFTVGRYSTQTGGTSSAGAPSRSAPVIPGLDRFSTDEIKAELEKTGSIVREKARQAGATISDAAANARITATIKAKFLKDSELPSFQIGVDTTDGVVTLSGKVTSVDAVSRAVRLAFEVEGVTKVYSTIQVVAQDKR; via the coding sequence ATGATGAAATTTGGATGCGCCCTGATTTGTGGAATCGCCCTGGGAGCCGCGGCTTTCTGGTATTTTACAGTGGGACGCTACTCCACCCAGACCGGAGGGACGTCTTCCGCTGGCGCGCCGAGCCGCTCGGCTCCGGTGATTCCTGGGCTTGATCGATTCTCCACCGACGAGATCAAGGCGGAGCTGGAGAAAACCGGCTCGATCGTTCGCGAGAAGGCGCGGCAGGCAGGCGCGACCATTTCCGATGCGGCAGCCAATGCGCGGATCACGGCCACCATCAAGGCCAAGTTTCTCAAGGACTCCGAGCTGCCGTCGTTTCAGATTGGAGTGGACACCACCGATGGAGTGGTGACGTTGTCGGGCAAGGTGACCTCGGTGGATGCCGTGTCACGGGCCGTACGGCTTGCCTTCGAGGTGGAGGGGGTGACCAAAGTGTACTCCACCATCCAGGTTGTGGCTCAGGACAAGCGTTGA